The following nucleotide sequence is from Gymnodinialimonas phycosphaerae.
TACCGCTCACAATCAGAATACACCGCCACAGACGCCGCATCCCCCTTCAAATGCTCCCGCTCGATCATGGCGCCCTCCCATCTTTGTTCTTCAAATATGCAAACCCAATGCTGCCACCGCCGCAAACAGTGCCAATTGGGCGCCGGGCCGTCACACGACGGGGTGGGCGGGCGGGCGGCGTGTGACGGCCCGTCCCGCCCTCACAAATTGAACACACGCTCCGGATGCAGCTCACCGGCGCGATACCGCCCTACGGCCACCGGCATCCCGTTCAGGGACGCCCAGGCCAAATCGCCGTATTCCACCTCTCCCGGCAGCACGCCCCCGGGGTTTCCGTTTCGCAACCGCGCAGCCCCTGCGTCGGTTGCGCGCAACTCGGGCAGCGCGTGCAGCGCCATGCCGACAGGTTGCAACAGCGCGTCCAACTCTTCCGTTCGCGCCAACTCTTCCACGCGGTCCAACCGGACGTAGTCCTCGATATCGAACGGCCCGACCCAGGTCCGTCGCAGCCACAGCACATGGCCCAGGCAGCCCAAGGCCTCCCCCAGGTCCCGCGCGATCGACCGTACATACCCACCCGATCCGCAGACGAACTCCAGATCGACATGATCCGCATCGGGGCGGCCGATCAGTGACAGGCTTTCCACGTACAAATCCCGGGCCGCCAATTCCATCTCTCCGCCGCCGCGCGCGATGTCATAGGCACGTTCACCGTCCACCTTCACCGCCGAAAACTGAGGGGGCACCTGCTGGATATCGCCCACGAAGGCGGGCAAGGCGGCCTTGATCTCCGCATCGGAAGGGCGCAGGTCCGAGGTTGCGATCACCTCCCCCTCCGCATCATCCGTTTTCGTGGAAATCCCCAGCCGCACTCGGAACTCATAGGCCTTCAGGTCGTCGCCCATATAAGCGATCGTCTTCGTGGCCTCGCCCAAGGCGATGGGCAACATCCCCGTGGCGTCCGGGTCCAGTGTGCCTGCATGGCCCGCTTTTTTGGCATCAAAGCACCAGCGCACCTTGTTGACCACAGCGGTGGAGGTCAGCCCGGCGGGCTTGTCCACCAGCACCCAGCCCGAAATGTCGCGGCCTTTTTTTCTACGTGCCATCCCTGGTCCCCCGTCTCAAATCAGACCGGCGGAGCTACCCGTCGCCTTGACCCCCGTCAACCGTCTCGTCAACGGTCCGGTCAACCAGGTCATCAACGACGACACCCAGAATTGGCCCGATGGGAAACCCAAGGTCCGAGCGGCCGATTTCAGGCGCATGCAGACGCGAGACACGGCCATCGAAGTACAACGCGTTGGGCGTTTGCAGGTAATCACGGAAGAACCGCGCGAAATGGTGGAAGTTGACCGCCTGGTC
It contains:
- the truB gene encoding tRNA pseudouridine(55) synthase TruB → MARRKKGRDISGWVLVDKPAGLTSTAVVNKVRWCFDAKKAGHAGTLDPDATGMLPIALGEATKTIAYMGDDLKAYEFRVRLGISTKTDDAEGEVIATSDLRPSDAEIKAALPAFVGDIQQVPPQFSAVKVDGERAYDIARGGGEMELAARDLYVESLSLIGRPDADHVDLEFVCGSGGYVRSIARDLGEALGCLGHVLWLRRTWVGPFDIEDYVRLDRVEELARTEELDALLQPVGMALHALPELRATDAGAARLRNGNPGGVLPGEVEYGDLAWASLNGMPVAVGRYRAGELHPERVFNL